The Streptomyces vinaceus genome contains the following window.
TCGCCCACATTGTCGGCGATGGTCGCGGCATTGCGCGGGTCGTCCTCCGGAATGCCCTGCTCGACCTTGCCGACCAGGTCGGCGCCGACGTCGGCGGCCTTGGTGAAGATGCCGCCGCCGACGCGCATGAACATCGCGATCAGGGCGGCGCCGAGCCCGAAGCCCTCCAGGACCTTGGGGGCGTCGGCGGCGTAGACCAGGACGACGCAGGAGGCGCCGAGCAGGCCGAGGCCGACGGTGAACATGCCGACGACGCCGCCGGTGCGGAAGGCGATCCGCATGGCCTTGTGCGAGACGTCGGTGAGGTCCTTGGCGGGCTCGCCCTCGGCGGGGGTGGCCTCGCGCGCGGCGGCGGCGACGCGCACGTTGGCGCGGACCGCGAGCCGCATGCCGATGTAGCCGGTGGCCGCCGAGAAGAGGGCGCCCACGAGGAAGAAGGCGGAACGTCCCGCCCGCTGGGTCCAGTCGTCGGCGGGGAGCAGGAAGAGCAGGAAGAACACGACGACGGCGAAGATCCCGAGGGTGCGCAGCTGCCGGCCGAGGTAGGCGTTGGCGCCTTCCTGGACGGCGGCCGCGATTTTCTTCATGTTGTCGGTTCCCTCGTCGGCGGCGAGCACCTGGCGGACCAGGATCTGCGCGACGACGAGTGCGGCGAGTGCCACGGCCGCGATCACCATGACGATGACCCGATTGTCATCGGTGAGTACGGCGGCTGCCAGATCGGAGTTTCCGACCGGCGCGTTGGGGGTGAAGAGCCCCGTCATTCGTCCTCCTTGACGTGATGAGCTCAAGATGTGGACGGATTGTAGGGAGCTCTTCCCGATCAAAACAGTGCGCGGGAAACGGAATTGGCCTGCTCTTGCTCCTCAGCAATAGATCGCGTCACTCCATTACCCTCGAAAGAGGTAATGGGGCAAAGGCATTGACGCCTGATCGTCGATCTAGAAAATGCCGTAGGGGTATGAAAAAAGGCCCTGCTCAGCAGGGCCTTTGTGAAGATCGGAAGAATCTCCGGACTATGGGATTTGTGAGCCCGGCGGGACGGACCGGACCGGCGGAGCCGCCGGGAACGCCGGGGCACAAGGGGTGCCGGAACCGGCGAAGCGCCGGGGCCAAGGGCGTCGCGACGGACGGGAGCACCGGGCCGAACGGGGCGTCGGCGCCGGGGGGCGGCGAGGCGTCGCGGCTGACAGGAGCGCCGGGGGCCGACGGGAGCACCGGGGTCGACCGGGCGTCGGGCCCTGCGGGAGCACCGGGCCGGTGAGGCGTCGGGACCTGCGGGAGCGCCAGGGGGCGGCGAGGCATCGGCGTCGACAGGATCGCCGGAGGCCGACGAAGGCGCCGGGGCCTACGGGGGCCGGGGTACTGCGGGACTACGGGCGGTCCGGCGCGCCGGACACGGGCCAGCTCATCCGGATGGTCCCGCCCGCCTCCCCGCTCGTCACCTCGACGTCGTCGACGAGCCCGCTGATCACTGCGAGGCCCATCTCGTCCTCGGTCTCGGTGCCCGGGTCCAGGGTGGCGTCGATGCCGGAAACGGCGCCCTCCGGCCCGCCCGCCGGTCCGGGCACCTCGTCGCCGACCTCGATGGAGAACAGCTTCTCCTCCTCGGTCAGAACCACCCGGACGGGCGCGGTCAGCCCGTTGCTGAGATGCAGACCGACGGCGCGCGAGCAGGCCTCACCCACGGCGAGGCGGACCTCGTCGAGCACGGCTTCGTCCACGCCGGCCCGGCGCGCCACGGCGGCCGCGACGAGGCGGGCCGTCCGGACGTGTTCGGGCTGGGCGCTGAAGCGCAGTTCAACGGTGGCCATGCGCGTCCCCCTCGGACTACGGGCGTGCCTTACAGAGGCCCGGACCGCTGCCGGCCCGCGCCCCCGCTCCTCTTCGGCTCCCCCCGCGGCGCCTCACGGCGCCCCGGAGGGTGAAGCCGTCAGTCGGTGGCTGCGACGGCGTCTTCCACGGTCGTGTGGATCGGGAACACCTTCGTCAGGCCGGTGATGCGGAAAATCTTCAGGATGCGCTCCTGGTTGCACACCAGACGCAGCGAGCCCTCGTGCGCACGGACGCGCTTGAGACCTCCCACCAGCACACCAAGCCCGGTGGAGTCGAGGAAGTCCACTCGCTCCATGTCGACGACCAGGTGGTAGCTGCCGTCGTTCACCAACTCGACCAACTGCTCGCGCAGCTTGGGCGCGGTATACACATCAATCTCGCCACCGACCTCCACGACCGTACGGTCGCCGACAGTGCGAGTCGACAGGGACAGGTCCACGGATCCTCCAGCACCTTGCTATCGAGCGGCGCCCCCCAGGGGCCTCCCCACCCGTAGGTAGGGGAGGGATTGGCTGCCGCGATGGCATTCAATCACTTACCGGCAGGCGCGCACGACGCCTTCGGACCATTGTCCCGCACGCCGGTGACACACTCGGTTCCAATGGCCAATACTCACCGTCCCGGTCGGCCCACGGCACCCGGGGACCCTCGACCCACTCCCGGCACGGTCCTGGACCGGCTCTCACGGGGGCCTTCTAGAGCTGCGCGCATCACCCATACGGAGCACTTGCCCCCTCGGGAGGGCCGTCATGCAGTGTGGCCCGACCGCATCCGAACGGATGTCGTAGCCGCTATCCAGGCCGCGGGCATCGAACATCCGTGGGAACACCAGGCCGCGGCCGCCGAGCACGCCCTGGACGGCGAGTCGGTGGTCGTGGCCACCGGCACCGCCTCCGGCAAGTCGCTGGCCTATCTGGCGCCCGTCCTCTCGGCCCTCGCGGACGGAGCCGAGGCCCCGAACGGGCGGGGCGCGACCGCCCTCTACCTGGCCCCGACCAAGGCCCTGGCGGCCGACCAGCGGCGCGCCGTACGGGAACTGGCGGCGCCCCTCGGCAACGCGGTCCGGCCCGCCGTCTACGACGGCGACACGCCGGTCGAGGAACGCGAATGGGTGCGCCAGTACGCGAACTACGTGCTCACCAACCCCGACATGCTGCACCGGGGGATCCTGCCCGCCCACCCCCGCTGGGCCTCCTTCCTGCGCGCGCTGCGCTACGTGGTCATCGACGAGTGCCATACCTACCGGGGCGTATTCGGCTCCCACGTGGCCCAGGTCCTGCGCCGCCTGCGGCGGCTGTGCGCCCGCTACGGCGCCGATCCGGTCTTCCTGCTGGCCTCGGCCACCGCGAGCGACCCGGCGGCCGCCGCGTCCCGGCTGACGGGCGTGCCGGTCCTGGAGGTGGCCGACGACGCCTCCCCGCGCGGCGAGGTCGTCTTCGCCCTGTGGGAGCCGCCGCTGACCGAGCTGCGGGGCGAGAAGGGCGCCCCGGTGCGCCGCACCGCCACCGCGGAGACCGCCGACCTGCTGACCGACCTGGTCGTCCAGGGGGTCCGTACGGTCGCCTTCGTCCGCTCCCGGCGCGGGGCGGAGCTGATCTCGGTGATCGCCCAGGAGCGGCTGGCCGAGGTCGACCGGTCCCTGCCCCGGCGCGTCGCCGCCTATCGGGGCGGCTACCTGCCGGAGGAGCGCCGGGCTCTGGAGCGGGCCCTGCACTCCGGCGAGCTGCTCGGCCTGGCCGCCACCACCGCCTTGGAGCTGGGCGTGGACGTCTCGGGCCTGGACGCCGTCCTGATCACCGGGTACCCGGGCACCCGGGCCTCCCTGTGGCAGCAGGCGGGCCGGGCCGGGCGCTCGGGCCAGGGCGCCCTGGCCGTGCTGATCGCCCGGGACGACCCCCTGGACACGTATCTGGTGCACCATCCGGAGGCCCTGTTCCGCCGTCCGGTGGAGGCCACCGTGCTGGATCCGGACAACCCGTACGTCCTGGCCCCGCACCTGTGCGCGGCCGCCGCCGAGCTCCCGCTGACGGAGGCGGACCTCGCCCTGTTCGGCCCGGCGGCCGCGGAGCTGGTCCCGCAGCTGGAGGCAGCCAAACTGCTGCGCCGCCGCGCGGCGGGCTGGCACTGGACCCGCCGGGAGCGGGCCTCGGACCTGACCGACATCCGCGGCGAGGGCGGCCGCCCGGTGCAGATCGTCGAGGCGGCCACGGGGCGCCTGCTGGGCACGGTCGACGAGTCGGCGGCCCACACCGCCGTCCACGACGGGGCCGTCCACCTCCACCAGGGCCGCACCTATCTGGTGAAGCACCTGGACCTGGAGGATTCGGTCGCGCTGGTCGAGGAGTCCAGCCCGCCGTTCTCGACCACCGCGCGCGACACCACCTCCATCTCCGTCCTGGAGACCGAGACCGAGATCCCCTGGGGCCCGGCCCGGCTCTGCTTCGGTTCGGTCGAGGTGACCAACCAGGTCGTCTCGTACCTGCGCCGCAAACTGATCACCGGCGAGGTGCTCGGCGAGGCCAAGCTGGACCTGCCGCCCCGCACCCTGCGCACCAGGGCCGTGTGGTGGACCGTGACCGAGGACCAGCTCGACGAGGCCCGGATCAATCCGGAGATCCTCGGCGGCGCCCTGCACGCCGCCGAGCACG
Protein-coding sequences here:
- the bldG gene encoding anti-sigma factor antagonist BldG, encoding MDLSLSTRTVGDRTVVEVGGEIDVYTAPKLREQLVELVNDGSYHLVVDMERVDFLDSTGLGVLVGGLKRVRAHEGSLRLVCNQERILKIFRITGLTKVFPIHTTVEDAVAATD
- a CDS encoding ATP-binding protein, which produces MATVELRFSAQPEHVRTARLVAAAVARRAGVDEAVLDEVRLAVGEACSRAVGLHLSNGLTAPVRVVLTEEEKLFSIEVGDEVPGPAGGPEGAVSGIDATLDPGTETEDEMGLAVISGLVDDVEVTSGEAGGTIRMSWPVSGAPDRP
- a CDS encoding DEAD/DEAH box helicase, producing MAFNHLPAGAHDAFGPLSRTPVTHSVPMANTHRPGRPTAPGDPRPTPGTVLDRLSRGPSRAARITHTEHLPPREGRHAVWPDRIRTDVVAAIQAAGIEHPWEHQAAAAEHALDGESVVVATGTASGKSLAYLAPVLSALADGAEAPNGRGATALYLAPTKALAADQRRAVRELAAPLGNAVRPAVYDGDTPVEEREWVRQYANYVLTNPDMLHRGILPAHPRWASFLRALRYVVIDECHTYRGVFGSHVAQVLRRLRRLCARYGADPVFLLASATASDPAAAASRLTGVPVLEVADDASPRGEVVFALWEPPLTELRGEKGAPVRRTATAETADLLTDLVVQGVRTVAFVRSRRGAELISVIAQERLAEVDRSLPRRVAAYRGGYLPEERRALERALHSGELLGLAATTALELGVDVSGLDAVLITGYPGTRASLWQQAGRAGRSGQGALAVLIARDDPLDTYLVHHPEALFRRPVEATVLDPDNPYVLAPHLCAAAAELPLTEADLALFGPAAAELVPQLEAAKLLRRRAAGWHWTRRERASDLTDIRGEGGRPVQIVEAATGRLLGTVDESAAHTAVHDGAVHLHQGRTYLVKHLDLEDSVALVEESSPPFSTTARDTTSISVLETETEIPWGPARLCFGSVEVTNQVVSYLRRKLITGEVLGEAKLDLPPRTLRTRAVWWTVTEDQLDEARINPEILGGALHAAEHASIGLLPLFATCDRWDIGGVSVPLHPDTLLPTVFVYDGHPGGAGFAERAFHTARAWLTATRDAIAACECEAGCPSCIQSPKCGNGNDPLHKRGAIRLLTRLLAEAPPA